One part of the Muntiacus reevesi chromosome 20, mMunRee1.1, whole genome shotgun sequence genome encodes these proteins:
- the ZSCAN26 gene encoding zinc finger and SCAN domain-containing protein 26, translating into MATAWGTIPSLAPVNPKKEGLRVVKEDHLSVQEERVKLQGNGTGFRQEPLCRQFRQLRYEETTGPREALSRLRELCRQWLQPETHTKEQILELLVLEQFLTILPEELQARLREHHPESGEDAVVFLEDLQPELGGTGQQEDPNQAKKQEVLMEETAPGKAEPERQVQPESDVPQPEREKGEEKRIANGKVVVETDSCERVESTGKPSEPMEVHYKDPNLDRQQAEPKEKTDCKCPACGQGFIQHSDLIKHESSHMKEKLCEAEVCQSSSLPGHQKICSREKGHQCHECGKAFQRSSHLVRHQKIHLGEKPYQCKECGKVFSQNAGLLEHLRIHTGEKPYLCIHCGKNFRRSSHLNRHQRIHSQEEPCQCKECGKTFSQALLLTHHQRIHSHSKSHQCNECGKAFSLTSDLIRHHRIHTGEKPFKCTICQKAFRLNSHLAQHVRIHNEEKPYKCNECGEAFRQRSGLFQHQRYHHKDRLA; encoded by the exons ATGGCGACAGCCTGGGGCACCATTCCTTCCCTGGCTCCTGTGAACCCGAAGAAGGAGGGGCTTCGGGTGGTGAAGGAGGATCACCTCTCTGTTCAGGAAGAGCGAGTCAAGCTGCAGGGAAACGGCACAGGCTTCCGGCAGGAGCCCTTGTGCAGGCAGTTCAGGCAGTTGCGCTATGAAGAGACCACAGGACCTCGAGAGGCGCTGAGCCGGCTCCGGGAGCTCTGCCGACAGTGGCTACAGCCTGAGACCCACACCAAGGAGCAGATCCTGGAGCTGCTGGTGCTGGAGCAGTTCCTGACCATCCTGCCCGAGGAGCTCCAGGCCCGCTTGCGGGAGCATCACCCGGAGAGCGGGGAAGACGCGGTGGTGTTCCTGGAGGATTTGCAACCGGAGCTGGGAGGAACAGGACAACAGGAG GACCCAAACCAGGCGAAGAAACAGGAAGTGCTCATGGAGGAGACAGCACCTGGAAAAGCCGAGCCGGAGCGGCAGGTCCAGCCTGAAAGTGACGTCCCACAGCCGGAGAGAGAGAAGG GTGAGGAGAAAAGGATTGCGAATGGGAAGGTGGTTGTAGAGACAGACTCCTGTGAAAGAGTGGAATCAACTGGGAAACCATCTGAACCCATGGAGGTTCATTACAAGGACCCTAACTTGGATAGGCAGCAGGCTGAGCCCAAGGAGAAGACTGACTGTAAATGCCCAGCATGCGGGCAGGGGTTCATCCAGCACTCAGACCTGATTAAGCATGAAAGTTCACACATGAAAGAAAAGCTCTGTGAAGCTGAAGTGTGTCAGAGTTCTAGTCTTCCTGGACATCAGAAAATCTGCTCTAGAGAAAAAGGTCATCAGTGTcatgaatgtgggaaagcctttcaGAGAAGTTCACACCTTGTCAGACATCAGAAAATCCATCTTGGTGAGAAGCCTTATCAGTGCAAGGAGTGTGGAAAAGTCTTTAGCCAGAATGCAGGCCTTTTGGAACATCTCAGAatccatactggagagaaaccttatctATGTATCCACTGTGGAAAGAACTTTCGGCGCAGCTCCCACCTTAATCGACACCAGAGAATTCACAGTCAGGAGGAGCCCTGTCAGTGCAAAGAGTGTGGGAAAACCTTTAGTCAGGCCCTTCTCCTCACCCACCATCAGAGAATCCACAGCCACTCCAAAAGTCACCAGTGTAACGAGTGTGGAAAAGCCTTCAGTTTGACCTCAGACCTTATTCGACACCACAGgattcacactggagaaaaaccTTTCAAGTGTACTATTTGCCAGAAAGCCTTCCGATTAAACTCACATCTTGCTCAGCATGTGAGAATCCACAATGAGGAAAAACCCTACAAGTGTAATGAATGTGGAGAAGCCTTCAGGCAGAGGTCCGGTCTTTTTCAACATCAGAGATATCACCACAAAGACAGACTGGCTTGA
- the NKAPL gene encoding NKAP-like protein gives MKNRPMAHVSQSSYPEDTPGSGRQRRSSSESPPSAQVRHSPWGSRTHSRDREGLRPSWSGSGAGASYPFSRPGSRELPPGLRNYDFSSSFSCGGYRYYQHHYVGDRQWAEDCEKEKEESCRQRRLKERERIGELGAPEVWGLSPKFPEPDSDEHTPVEEEEVKTKKSSSSDSSSEEKRKKASRSKNKKKRKKKSKRKHRTYSDNTDSDSDSDTNSSSDDDKKRAKKLKKKKKRRAKKPKKKKTKKTKKESSDSSCKDSEGELPEDIWIEQSKIADNMDLIGPEAPIIHTSQDEKPLNYGHALLPGEGAAMAEYVKAGKRIPRRGEIGLTSEEIAAFECSGYVMSGSRHRRMEAVRLRKENQIYSADEKRALASFNQEERRKRENKILASFREMVYRKTKGKDDK, from the coding sequence ATGAAAAACCGGCCTATGGCGCATGTGTCCCAGTCCAGCTACCCAGAGGACACCCCGGGCTCTGGGAGACAGCGACGCAGCTCGTCCGAGAGCCCGCCATCCGCGCAGGTCAGACACTCCCCGTGGGGCAGCCGTACTCACTCCCGCGACCGCGAAGGCCTCAGGCCTTCGTGGAGTGGTTCGGGTGCCGGAGCTTCTTACCCCTTTAGCCGCCCTGGGTCTCGAGAGCTGCCCCCCGGGCTTCGCAACTACGACTTCTCATCTTCTTTCTCCTGTGGAGGGTACCGTTACTATCAACACCACTATGTCGGCGACCGGCAGTGGGCGGAGGACtgtgagaaagagaaggaggagagcTGTCGCCAGAGGCggctgaaagagagagaaaggattgGGGAGTTGGGAGCTCCTGAGGTATGGGGATTGTCTCCaaagtttcctgagccagattCTGATGAACACACCCCGGTTGAGGAGGAAGAGGTAAAGACCAAGAAGAGCAGCAGTTCAGATTCCAGCTccgaagaaaaaaggaaaaaggccaGTCGttcaaaaaataagaagaaaagaaagaaaaagtccaaaagaaaacataggacaTATTCTGATAATACTGACAGTGATTCAGACTCCGACACTAATTCTAGCTCTGATGATGATAAAAAGAGAGCAAAAaaactcaagaagaaaaagaaacgcagAGCTAAaaagcccaagaaaaagaagactaAAAAGACTAAAAAAGAATCCAGTGACTCAAGCTGTAAGGATTCAGAAGGGGAGTTGCCAGAAGACATCTGGATTGAACAATCAAAGATTGCAGATAACATGGATCTAATAGGTCCAGAGGCACCTATTATACACACCTCTCAAGATGAGAAACCTTTGAACTATGGCCATGCTCTGCTTCCAGGTGAAGGTGCAGCTATGGCTGAGTATGTAAAAGCCGGAAAGCGTATCCCACGAAGAGGTGAAATTGGGTTGACAAGTGAAGAGATTGCTGCTTTTGAATGCTCGGGTTATGTTATGAGTGGTAGCAGGCATCGCAGAATGGAGGCTGTGCGCCTGCGTAAAGAGAATCAGATCTATAGTGCTGATGAGAAGAGAGCCCTTGCATCCTTTAACCAAGAAGAGAGACGGAAGAGAGAGAATAAGATTCTAGCTAGTTTCCGAGAGATGGTGTAccgaaagacaaaagggaaagaTGATAAATAA